A portion of the Punica granatum isolate Tunisia-2019 chromosome 7, ASM765513v2, whole genome shotgun sequence genome contains these proteins:
- the LOC116213007 gene encoding LOB domain-containing protein 25-like gives MASSSSSSSSYSTSPCAACKFLRRKCQPECIFAPYFPPEEPQKFASVHKIFGASNVSKLLHEVLPHQREDTVNSLAYEAEARLKDPVYGCVGAISVLQRQVIRLQKELDATNADLIRHTTRRRINGNNSGHRSGGEGYDQGPGIIYYPNYHQWNCNGGFGDGHQGDGEGNNM, from the coding sequence ATggcatcttcttcttcgtcttcctcGAGCTACTCTACTTCGCCCTGCGCTGCTTGCAAATTCCTGAGGAGAAAATGCCAGCCCGAATGCATCTTCGCACCCTACTTCCCACCAGAGGAGCCCCAGAAGTTTGCGAGCGTCCACAAGATATTCGGGGCGAGCAATGTGAGCAAGCTCCTGCACGAAGTCCTCCCCCACCAGAGGGAGGACACGGtcaactccctagcctacgaGGCCGAGGCAAGGTTGAAAGACCCGGTCTATGGCTGTGTAGGGGCCATCTCGGTCCTCCAGAGACAAGTCATTCGGCTACAGAAGGAACTAGATGCCACGAATGCCGATCTCATCCGGCACACGACGAGGAGAAGGATCAATGGTAATAATTCTGGTCATCGGAGCGGGGGAGAAGGATATGATCAGGGCCCGGGAATAATATACTATCCTAACTATCATCAATGGAATTGCAATGGAGGATTTGGAGATGGGCATCAAGGGGATGGAGAAGGTaataatatgtaa